The sequence TACCCATCTTAAAGGCTTAACAACTTCTAGAGAATACTAGATACTTTTGGCAACAAAAGTGCCCTCAATATAAATTACCTCTTTTATAGCCATAAGTGTTTAAAATCCAATCCCCTGCCAAGTGGGATGATTGGCCAAAAAAGTAGAAGAAATACTATGTTGTAAAAGAATCTTCTGAGCCTCATTACTAGAAACAACCCTTACAATCTATTTAGCATAAATCTAGCTTGCCCCTACCTCCATTGGAAAGGAGCCCAACATCATAAGAGTCATGCGAGAGGTAGAAAAATTACCAGGTAACATGGTGAAAACCCTTGTTGTTTGTAGAAGAGGGCAACAAAAAAATCACAAAGAATCTTTTCTTGTTTCAAAAACGAGGGGCTATAAGGGGCCAAACAAGAATAATACAAAATGAGTAGCTGCAAGAATTTTAGAGAAAGCTTGAAATTTATTAGCCAACAAAAGTATCTTAGTAATCCAATAATAGAGTCTCTTCTCAATCTTGGTAAGTATTAGATTTCAAAGGTCCATAGGCAAGGCCTGAAAGGCAAAGTGAATGCCCAAAAGTTGAAATATTTCCCCATGCCAATCCACTTCTAGCCAAATGCAAGAAGCTAGGAGAGTGTGAGAAGGAAGCATTGACTATAGCACTAAGTTTTATGCCACTGGATGATAGAACTAGAAGCCAGACAAGAGTGTGTCTAGGCATCGAAGAGCCTCATTGATATTTTCTCTTCTTCAATGAGCATGAGAAAAGAGTCATCTACAAAATGGCCATTAACTAACTGGTTAGGTGACTTATGCGAGGTAATTCCTCACACTCTCCTAGATGAGATATAATTTGCCAAAAAATACCCAAATCCTTTAGTAGCAAGGACATACAAATTTAGAGAAAGACAAAAACCTTAGTAGATAGAATGGTGAACCCCAACATCTTCTAACTAGCGGCCATTAATGATAATACATGTAGAGTCATCCCCAAATAACATTTCACAAATTGAATAAAATAAGGACCAAACCTAAGGGCATCCAGCATAGACAAAATTAAAGACTACTCAATACGATCATAGAACTTAGCAAAATTAATTTTTAGAAAGAGGACTTGTTTCGAGCATTAAACCCATTTCATACCTTCTAAAATGACAATTATATTATCTAAAATAAATCTAAACATAATAAAACTAGTTTGCTCAtgacaaacaaaaataaataaataaataaatagataaattatatatatatatatatataaagcgcAGCAATTTTCAGCAATACAACTCATTTGTTGAATTTTCCTTTGAGATGAAAAATTAGTGCCCTGTCATTTGAAGGTGTACCTTAAAAATCTTCTttatgaccacataggtctacaataATTTTAAGCCCTGGTGGTCTACAATTGTTACTCCCCCATCAACCACTAGATTATGACCGCTAACATATTTTGAATCCTCACTCGCCAGATATAATGCCGCCTCTGCAATGTCCTCTGCTTTAAGGGTAGCTTCCTTTAAATTGGCTATACCCCTAAACAAGGCTTCAATACTCGCCTTGACCTTGTTTTTCTCCTCTTCTGAAACTTCCCTCTGCAAGACACTCATTGCCATTTCTGTGGCAATCCCAAAAGGAGAAATACAATTAACCCTAATACCATATTTACCCAGCTCAGCTGCCCCATTTTTAGTCAACCCAACAACTGCGTGCTTTGAGGCTGTATAAGAGAAATTATGGCCTCCTAATATACCTAAAACGCTAGATGTAGAGATTATAGAACCCCTTTTCTGAGGGATCATAACACGAGCCGCGTGCTTAATGCCGTGCATTACTCCTTTTACATTTACATTCATAACATTTTCGAATTGTGTCATGTCATAATCTGCGATGTTCCCTTTATGGGTGTTAACGATTCCTGCGTTGTTATATATTATATCTAGCTGGCCGTGTTTTTCCATGGCAAAATCCACGGCTGCACTCACGTCCTTCTCTTTGCTCACATCACAGTGAATAAATGTCGCCGATTCAGGAAGGGATCCGGTAACTTTTATGCCAGCATCGTCTGCAACATCTGCAATTATGACTTTCGCTCCATGTTTTGAGAAGAGCCTAACGGTGGCTTCTCCAATGCCTTTTGACCCACCTGTAACTATTGCAACCTTGCCCTGCAGCCTGCATTTTACACGAACATCTGTTAACTTTTTGCCCACAGAAAATAATTTTATGATGCCCAAACCAGAAACAATGTTTTTGTAAACTGTAAGTAAGAGATTTCCTTCAGACTATCTTTTATTGGTTTATAATATGCACAAAACTCTAAATATAATGATACTGGAAACTCTATGAAACATAAAACAGCATAGATCTCCACAGAAAACTAAAGGTGTAAAGCAAAAATAGGTATTAAATACAGACAAGGACCTTTATTGAAACATCAAGATGTATTTGATTGTATTTATGAATGAGTATTAGGACCTCCATATAATTCTTATATATTCTAAATTTTAGTTAATTAATAAATACAGCCAAATGTGAATTGGATCATTAAATAAACTACAAACAAATTTTACCATTATGCAGGCATGTTTGTATTATTTGTGTTATTATAGATAAAGTTAAAAAGATCATAACTTTTATGAAAATTTaaaaagatataacaatgaaatctAAAAActaaaccaaacaacaaaacatagatCAAATAGTCTGAAGGCAATAAAATGTCATTGAAATACTGAGAAGaacaaaaatgatccaaaaataaagaaacaaaccaaaaaaaCCCACCATAACATATAACATGATGACTTCAACCTAAATAGCTCTGAGGAACTCTGAACATGACCACTAGACATAGCCACAGAGTCATGACACAATCCTGGCTCACAAGAATTCCTAGAACTCTCATACACGaccttctttcttttgtctttaATGTATTTGATCTATAGATAACGCACTCAATGATATTAAAAACTAAATTTATATGAAATTTAGGCCAAGGAGCATAGAGCACAGTTTCATAAATTCAACACTAGCAATAGTAATTAAAAACTAAAGATGAAATTACCTTCCCAATACAGTAGCTGCAACCACTCCCATTCCTGTAGCCATTGTTCTCTCTTAACAAAAGGTCGGAGACAGCAAGAAAACTTCAGTAGATGGGGCCAGCTTTATAGAATACAGATTCTAACCCAAGAGACTTGAGCCTGACAGCATAGCTCATTAACTATTCAAACAGAACGTGACACACATGGGGACATGACTATACAGCTACAGTACACATTTAATATTGATAGTGAGGCAAGATTGATTCCTCGATCTTTTAAATGAAAGTACTTTTTTTTTCGGTTTTTTAAAACTGTATATGTTGGTCATATTCGTTTTGGGTCTGAGGAAAGATTTCAATAAGTGTGTGCTTTTTATTATAGAAGGTAAATGTGAAGAAGTCAGTGGCATCCAGTTTTATATTTGAGGGAGGAAAAAAAGTTTGGTGTCTCTTGTAAACATTTATATTTGATTTGGCTTACATGATCAgttcaaaaatgaaaaaattatcTGGAAAAAAATATTAAAGACCATTTTCCCATTGTGAAAGACTTTGATCATTATATCTGAAGGTTAGAACGAAAGTGCATATTGGAGGGAACGAAACCATCTGAATTTTTAGATGAAGACATCAAGCCTTTAATTTCCTACTCTACATTATGCCATTGCCAAACTTAATTGTGGGTATTTGTTCAAATTTAGAATTAATGTTGTCTTATAATATTAGCTTGTTTGAGTtgatattatttattgattatttagatttacttaatattttaataattaaaatataattcatttaaatttatttaattgtgcaTTATTCAAAGCTTTTGCTATAACAATATAATTAAAAAGtttctataaaaaaattaatttttaaaaaaaatatattttatttttttcttttatcaaaAGATAATTTTCTTTAATTCTAACTTTTAAAGAAGTATTAagattttatttaatagatttagtTATCTTCTAAAAGTAACTTTTTctttatgaatatatttatcaacatTCTATAAATTAGAAAATACAATATGCATATTCACAGATAAATGTGGATGGATACTAGATCATATTTTGAGAGTAAAATGGGGCATAACCTagaaataaacaacaatattgataaTAGAATTGCTCAATAACTAAAGCTATAAGAGACAGAGGAGGTAGAGGGTCTCAATTACACAACTTTCCCCATATATCAACATGTTCCAAAGTGATATCAAGAACATCCCAACCCTCATCTTTATCACCATCTTTGTCTTCAATGTTTGCTAGACTTCACTAGAATTAGCCTTGAATACCATTTGGACGAATTAGGAGCTCACCACCTAGAGTACAACATTCTTTTAGAATAATAGATAAAACTATAAATATTTAAttctaaatattaattttaaaaataatcatttattttaatttatttttacttGAAATTATATATTGAAAATAGTGTTTAgctaaatttttattttcaaaagaagaagttgtcattttaaataaatcaagaaaaaaatgataatatttctctttttttttatgttcatcctttttcactttttagaaataaattttaaaaaatatgagaTCATATTTCAATCAGCCACAATATTTTTATTAATCATAATTAGTCATTTAGCTATGTTTTATTTTACGAGTGAAAGTGAAGATTTTTAGCCTTGGCATTAACACTAGCCGTCCTCCTCTTCTTCACATCTTTCATCGTCGCGTCCTCCATATCCCTCCTCCTTTGTGGCACCATTAACAATGTCACCTTTTCACCATCATGTTGCAGGATCAATCACTAATCATTtagctatttttttaattaaagaaaaaataggttttgaggggacccgaaaccttATACAATTAGATTTTGAAAGGATCTGGAacctgatgagcttaaaatatgctcataatttggattttatgataaacttttaaatgcctttacttttgttatttcatggctgttcaaactttgttgaaaccttttattgggatattctgtagcaagatacttttatattcctgcagctcattgtgttgacttgattgcatttattgccccgttgactccctaaaatgactggtatatcgtatacagtttttgaatgatgaagtagatttaaaatgtgtgattaatgaatagatatcatgtatgtgccatatgccttttctgttgcctgttaccttttgtttcacaggttgttgaagaatgatcgagtcaagcgtaaccgatctcggccttgcagtaaagtccatttcctgcacgatttcgagggagctccggcgaagactctttgaccgaaaccatgggaaagaattttaatgacagtcaatctggaaagagtggagtgctagattctctctggatcgggttgaacgcataaattcatttatgaagtttgttccttgattcggggatatattttacttccacgtatgtctttgatggggttagttagttagttgctctcctgtttttaaataaagttctcctcctgcgtgagagagaaggagggaaaaagagagatgatagttagagtaagatagaatcagagtagtagatatcatgtaagaatcaatatgataatgaaagacagaatctgtttaactagagacagagtttgttgttagtttccatatcaacaaaacaatgtatatcattctgtttttatgaataaagttcaatgaagttctgagtttagcatctgcgtaatcagtAGATGCTtgccaagggggcccacttagtaagtatctatagctagttagttagttgttctttcctgttaagcttcagtttgctttcatctttaaagtttttatacaaactcagccttATATTGCTCCTGCAGCATAAGAAATCCATCACTGTGCctattcctgcagcataaggccagttcatagtttgtgtttcagttgtagttatcatggtttctgttttaatcaaatcatagttgagttaaagaactTTGCATTACTTTCCTGAAGCGTAgatagaatttctttccagtatgtatttctactaagatttgaccaaaatgagttcctagtgcatatattttgctgtgccatttaaagtatacgtcccctggtttgacaagtaaatgaacgtctatagagagagatattggtcacctgttggaatgcccaattcccaggaaaggttttactatgattttcatatccttttgtgggcgcaaCCATTTTTGGCACCATTACCGGGGATGGcgtctagctaggagtttatcaaaagtcatttttagcattagtttagcttgttagtaaaactttctagatccttcaagccactattcatcatattgcatgcatagaagaagaagagacgccctgggaaggttcctccctgaaaatctatttattgaactaccatttgacccagctgacaacgaacctgaggaaaatccattcgctctgttattccagcaaccaaacatggcaaataatccacctaataatacacctcctgcatttgagtttcccattgttccccagggagatactgacaatcttaaaaacatttcctcttctttgcttccaaagttttatggcctggtcacagaggacccagaaacctttctgtttgaatttgatgtcctctgtcgcagttatgactacaacacagaggctcataaattgaagttatttccttccaccttgaaggaaggagctctcagatggttcatgagtctgggaagaggtgtCGTCGATATTTGGGTGGCCATGTAGACgaaattccttgaaaagtataaggaatattgtaagagcgccAGCAAAGGTGATGACATATTCCGAATTCagcagaaggacgatgaaagtctggaagattataTTTCCAAATTCTTGTTTTCACtacagaggaactcaaaccatactctcaatgaGGATTCTCAGAAACTACTATTTCTAAGGAGAATCAGTGATGCCTGTATAGACGCCCTGGACCTGATcggaggaggtgatataacccagctgccttgggatgatataaagaaaatatgtcttaactactctcgagcaatagttaagaaaggtcgaggtcatcatgctacaatagggaagtcttcttctggtggagtttctcaaatggagataacaaatttgctatctgacttcaagcaggacatcattaataatgtggctacgcaactggacactatgcaagctcggaagaaacatgaggaggctgaagcagttttggccgagttctgtccatactgcagacaaaagaagcgtgactgcagatgcaagatggtggctaatttggaagccaaacaactacctactgacttcaagccagtagaaggagatgatgatcaagtgttctttgttgcacaaaggagaccatgggcccaaagacaaAGTATGCCTCAAGATCatttaacttttggtaattcctATTCTGGctataataaccaatggcaacatgcatatggaccaccaccacccTGGAATCCACAAAAACCAAATTGACCTAATTATTAGAACCAGCaatggcaatcccctcaaggaggatggcagcaaccacaagggcaatggaccccaccttcaggaaattgATAGCAAAATCCTCAATGGCGAGGCCCTCAGCAATGGCAAAATTAGTTCTTTGGATTCTTGTAGCTTCCACAGCCACAACCACAACCACAGGCCCTTATGCCGCCTCTTGCAGTAATTGCCACAAATCCTGGACCTCCAAAACAAACACCTATGCCTGCCCAGCCattgcccaatcccaataataagcaaCAGCAGCAGCCTCAGCAGCCTGTGTATCTTgctgaagccaaccaatatcaagcttatgccttaaacgttaatgacatccatttgaggtctggaactactttacctgctccaaaaccGCCTCTGATTACTAAAATATCAGATTCTccccatgaagaatctactgcacctattgttcctactgagcacatgcccGTAACTGATATAGTTCCTAAAGAGCCTGTTCTGCAAAATCAAGacaacccaccttttcctcagaggttgcaaagtactacatataaacccatggaagaacccacttttgacattcTGGATCAGCTCAAgaatgtgcagattcaaattcctttatttcaggctattaaagatattcgtatttttggaaaagctattaaagaagcctgtttgaagaagcctggacgaaagaaaaaggatcctcaaATAATTCATGTATTAGGGgaattggctgatataatgttgggaaatgtagttattccgaagtatattgaccctggaattcctgtagtgcagataaatgtaaatggccaagttgtaaaaaatgttttgattgatttaggtgctgccattaatgtcatgacaaagcatactatggactccctgaacatttcaaacattaggtctacacccacagttttgcagcttgcagacagctccacagttaaacctaatgggatagtagaagatgta is a genomic window of Cryptomeria japonica chromosome 7, Sugi_1.0, whole genome shotgun sequence containing:
- the LOC131056255 gene encoding short-chain dehydrogenase reductase 2a-like; this translates as MATGMGVVAATVLGRLQGKVAIVTGGSKGIGEATVRLFSKHGAKVIIADVADDAGIKVTGSLPESATFIHCDVSKEKDVSAAVDFAMEKHGQLDIIYNNAGIVNTHKGNIADYDMTQFENVMNVNVKGVMHGIKHAARVMIPQKRGSIISTSSVLGILGGHNFSYTASKHAVVGLTKNGAAELGKYGIRVNCISPFGIATEMAMSVLQREVSEEEKNKVKASIEALFRGIANLKEATLKAEDIAEAALYLASEDSKYVSGHNLVVDGGVTIVDHQGLKLL